The following proteins are encoded in a genomic region of Panthera leo isolate Ple1 chromosome F2, P.leo_Ple1_pat1.1, whole genome shotgun sequence:
- the PLEKHF2 gene encoding pleckstrin homology domain-containing family F member 2, with translation MVDRLANSEANTRRINIVENCFGAAGQPLTIPGRVLIGEGVLTKLCRKKPKARQFFLFNDILVYGNIVIQKKKYNKQHIIPLENVTIDSIKDEGDLRNGWLIKTPTKSFAVYAATATEKSEWMNHINKCVTDLLSKSGKTPSNEHAAVWVPDSEATVCMRCQKAKFTPVNRRHHCRKCGFVVCGPCSEKRFLLPSQSSKPVRICDFCYDLLSTGDMATCQPTRSDSYSQSLKSPLNDVSDDDDDDDSSD, from the coding sequence ATGGTGGATCGCTTGGCAAACAGCGAAGCAAATACTAGACGTATAAATATAGTAGAAAACTGTTTTGGAGCAGCTGGTCAACCCTTAACTATACCAGGAAGGGTTCTTATTGGAGAAGGAGTATTGACTAAGTTGTGCAGAAAAAAGCCCAAAGCAAGgcagtttttcttatttaatgatATTCTTGTATATGGCAATATTGTcatccagaagaaaaaatataacaaacaaCATATTATTCCCCTGGAAAATGTCACTATTGATTCCATCAAAGATGAGGGAGACTTAAGGAATGGATGGCTTATCAAGACACCAACTAAATCATTTGCAGTTTATGCTGCCACTGCCACTGAGAAATCAGAATGGATGaatcacataaataaatgtgttactGACTTACTCTCCAAAAGTGGGAAGACACCCAGTAATGAACATGCTGCTGTCTGGGTTCCTGACTCTGAGGCAACTGTATGTATGCGTTGTCAGAAAGCAAAATTCACACCTGTTAATCGTCGTCACCATTGCCGCAAATGTGGTTTTGTTGTCTGTGGGCCCTGCTCTGAAAAGAGATTTCTTCTTCCAAGCCAGTCCTCTAAGCCTGTGCGGATTTGTGACTTCTGCTATGACCTGCTTTCCACCGGGGACATGGCCACGTGCCAGCCTACTAGATCAGACTCTTACAGTCAATCATTGAAGTCTCCTTTAAATGATGtatctgatgatgatgatgatgatgatagtagtGACTAA